GAATACCATCCTTACTTACAACAACTGGGCGGTCACTCGGTTGCACGTACATACCAAACCTCAGTAAGTTGTGGTGCTGGTATTACTCAGCCATTGTACAAAGAGTGCAAACGTATTGGTGTAAACACCCACAATCGTTCAAAATTTGAAGGATTCCTCGTCGGTAATAAAGGCGAAGTTGTTGGTGTTAAAATGCGTCAAAACTATCACTTTGGCGAAGATCAGCCTGGTAAGGTTCTCAATATTCGCGCCAAACGTGGTGTGATTATGGCTACTGGTGGCTTTGCGCAAAACGTTGATTTACGGATGGCGCAAGATCCAACCTTAACTGCAGATGTGGGTTGTACCAACGCACCAGGTGCAACAGGCGAGGGCATGTTTGAAATGTTCCGTTTAGGTGCTATCCCTGTGCATTTAGCTCACATTCAATCTGGTCCTTGGGCTTCACCTGATGAAGGTGGCTTTGGTTATGTGTCTAACTATTCAATTTTCAATTTACCTCATTCAATTGCCGTTAGCCGGACAACCGGTAAGCGTTTCATGAATGAGATTGCCGATCGCAAAACACGTGCTGATGCTGAATTAAGTAACCGTGATGAAAAAGGCAATCCTGTACCACCACTGTTGATTTCAAGCTTTAAAGATTCTAAAGCACATCCAAATACCGAAAAAGTGATTAAGTACAATGTCGGCTGGAAGTTTGATTCAGTTGAAGAGTTGGCAACACACTTTGGTGTGCCTTTAGCGGGGTTAACAGCACAAATCGCTGAATACAATGGCTATGTAAAAACGGGTGAAGATAAGCAATTTGGTAAAGATATGACCTTGGCGAAAAATAAAATGATCGAAGCGCCATTTACTGTCGTTCGTTTGTGGCCAAAAGTGCATTACTGCCAAGGCGGTGTAAAAGTAAACACCAAAGCCGAAGTAACAGATAGTTTTACT
The Shewanella vesiculosa DNA segment above includes these coding regions:
- a CDS encoding flavocytochrome c; translated protein: MSNIDLLGRRKFIAGLGIAAGAAMVAPAMAVSEKAEGVKWDKEVEIVIIGSGFAGLAAAIEATKHGAKDVHIFEKMSYFGGNSAINGGLFAAPGTPMQKKEGVEDSVDKMVNDQLLSGRGIADEGLLRHVASHAVEALQMTLDAGSEYHPYLQQLGGHSVARTYQTSVSCGAGITQPLYKECKRIGVNTHNRSKFEGFLVGNKGEVVGVKMRQNYHFGEDQPGKVLNIRAKRGVIMATGGFAQNVDLRMAQDPTLTADVGCTNAPGATGEGMFEMFRLGAIPVHLAHIQSGPWASPDEGGFGYVSNYSIFNLPHSIAVSRTTGKRFMNEIADRKTRADAELSNRDEKGNPVPPLLISSFKDSKAHPNTEKVIKYNVGWKFDSVEELATHFGVPLAGLTAQIAEYNGYVKTGEDKQFGKDMTLAKNKMIEAPFTVVRLWPKVHYCQGGVKVNTKAEVTDSFTGKSITGLYAAGEVCGGIHGVSRLGSCSIPECMVMGMTAARSLMKV